In a single window of the Montipora capricornis isolate CH-2021 chromosome 11, ASM3666992v2, whole genome shotgun sequence genome:
- the LOC138023821 gene encoding E3 ubiquitin-protein ligase TRIM71-like, whose protein sequence is MDVQQLFKNLKKEAECPLCIETVKNPKTLPCLHSFCLECLDRHANFARRQLKATIKCPVCQTLFQIPERDTFENLPSSFHLNRLVDVLALEDGSVQSQRCNSCAENNTATSYCFVCQDFLCASCFKAHQRLKATRGHRNVLIDKLQAQDVQELIHRPVMCSQQYHEDQPLEFYCEDCKVLICHKCTVVSHDRHSKTDTQKAAQEQKMQMSDAVAKVKAKIVRYENEIKKQTDLRNRNRIEILNEEKKMTDTVEKLIRDLREHERKMKVKFREIYEAEQKHHATRLENFELVVTKLKSCFERCQSILERNFSVEILQTNHAILGRCNELLNVRKPDVYMSPHIHYLVEEKFDLMDRVVVNKTDPSKCLAKGQDSKEVKERKDTYFVIVTKDSKGFQCYQQDDKIKVDILTPEGDQLKTDIKDTKDGKYTVTYTPQCAGQHRLEILVNGQPLTGSPWIVHVYQHQYQFAFQFGSKGTGEGEFDGIIDIEVSPKTGSIAVVEYENERIQLVCCEGKFRGEIILDGAPWSVAFTDSGDLLTLVRESDNKLRVFSEEGHFIKHINDKHLLKPLRHSIASDGRIIITDGGDNKIKVLSPDGNVLLQSFSAPDCDKSPCCAIYHQNKFYVSYGLAKCVKVFDKTGVYLHDIGCEGSNDGQFNGLCGLVIDKYNRLIVCDTGNHRLQLFTVGGKFLSKMDGQYFQNVVPYFVAVNNDGSLFVVDLDKDFVFVFH, encoded by the coding sequence ATGGATGTTCAACAGCTTTTCAAGAATCTTAAAAAGGAAGCAGAATGCCCATTGTGCATAGAGACTGTCAAAAATCCCAAGACATTACCATGTCTTCACTCATTCTGCCTGGAGTGTCTCGACAGACATGCAAACTTCGCAAGGAGACAGCTAAAAGCGACAATCAAATGTCCGGTTTGCCAGACTTTATTCCAAATTCCGGAAAGAGACACCTTCGAGAATTTGCCGTCATCGTTTCATCTCAACCGATTGGTTGATGTTCTGGCTCTAGAAGATGGGAGCGTACAGTCTCAAAGATGCAACAGTTGTGCCGAGAACAATACGGCAACAAGTTACTGTTTCGTGTGCCAGGATTTTCTGTGCGCATCTTGTTTTAAAGCTCACCAACGTTTGAAGGCCACAAGGGGTCATCGCAATGTTTTGATCGACAAACTGCAAGCGCAAGATGTGCAAGAGTTGATCCACAGACCCGTGATGTGTTCACAGCAATATCATGAAGATCAACCCCTCGAATTTTACTGCGAAGACTGTAAAGTTCTGATTTGCCACAAATGTACTGTAGTGAGTCATGATCGACACTCTAAGACAGACACTCAGAAAGctgcacaagaacaaaagatgcaaatgtCCGACGCTGTGGCCAAAGTGAAAGCGAAAATTGTCAGATATGAGAatgaaattaagaaacaaactgacctgagaaacagaaacagaattgaaattttgaacgaggaaaagaaaatgacagacaCTGTGGAAAAATTGATTCGTGATTTGCGAGAACACGAGAGGAAAATGAAGGTGAAGTTTCGCGAAATTTATGAAGCGGAACAAAAACATCACGCAACGCGACTGGAAAACTTTGAGCTTGTCGTCACCAAACTGAAAAGCTGCTTCGAACGCTGTCAGAGTATCTTAGAAAGAAACTTCAGCGTCgaaattctacaaacaaatcacgCCATCCTTGGACGTTGTAATGAACTGTTAAATGTAAGAAAACCCGATGTTTACATGTCGCCACATATACATTACTTGGTGGAAGAGAAATTCGATCTCATGGATCGAGTTGTTGTCAACAAGACTGATCCCTCAAAGTGCTTAGCTAAAGGTCAAGACAGCAAGgaagtaaaagaaaggaaggacACTTATTTCGTCATTGTTACAAAGGATTCAAAAGGATTTCAATGTTATCAACAAGATGATAAAATCAAAGTCGACATATTGACTCCAGAAGGTGATCAACTAAAAACAGACATTAAAGACACCAAAGACGGCAAATACACAGTGACATATACACCACAGTGTGCCGGACAACACAGATTGGAGATCCTCGTGAATGGACAGCCACTGACTGGCAGTCCTTGGATTGTGCACGTTTACCAGCATCAATATCAATTTGCTTTTCAGTTTGGTTCAAAAGGGACGGGAGAAGGAGAATTTGATGGCATCATCGATATTGAAGTAAGCCCGAAAACGGGATCGATTGCTGTTGTAGAATACGAGAATGAACGAATTCAACTGGTTTGCTGTGAAGGAAAGTTTCGAGGGGAGATAATACTTGATGGTGCACCTTGGTCTGTGGCATTTACAGACTCTGGCGATCTGCTGACTTTAGTTCGGGAAAGTGACAATAAGCTTCGTGTGTTCAGTGAGGAGGGTCACTTCATCAAACACATTAATGATAAACATCTTCTTAAACCACTTCGCCATTCCATTGCGAGTGATGGTCGTATAATCATTACTGACGGTGGGGACAACAAAATCAAGGTCCTCTCCCCTGACGGGAATGTCTTGCTTCAGTCCTTCAGTGCCCCAGACTGTGACAAATCCCCATGCTGCGCTATCTATCACCAGAACAAATTCTATGTTTCTTATGGCCTTGCTAAATGTGTCAAGGTATTTGACAAAACAGGAGTGTATTTACATGACATTGGCTGTGAGGGGTCTAATGATGGCCAGTTTAATGGTCTTTGTGGACTCGTTATTGACAAGTACAACCGACTCATTGTGTGTGATACAGGTAACCATAGGCTTCAACTCTTTACAGTGGGAGGCAAGTTTTTAAGTAAAATGGATGGACAGTATTTCCAAAATGTCGTTCCTTACTTTGTTGCTGTAAACAATGATGGCAGTCTCTTTGTAGTTGACTTAGATAAAGACttcgtttttgttttccattAA
- the LOC138023210 gene encoding E3 ubiquitin-protein ligase TRIM71-like: MLIVHRDSKKSHYQTLPCLHSFCLECLNRHANFARRQLKATIKCPVCQTSFQIPETDTFENLPSSFHLNRLVDVLALEDGSVQSQRCNSCDENNTATCYCFVCQDFLCASCFEAHQRLKASRGHRNVLVDKLQAQDVQELIHRPVMCPQQYHEDHPLEFYCGDCKVLICHKCTVVSHDRHSKTDTQKAAQERKMQMDDAVAKVKAEIVRYENEIKKQTDLRNKNKI, translated from the coding sequence ATGCTCATTGTGCATAGAGACAGTAAAAAATCCCATTACCAGACATTACCATGTCTTCACTCATTCTGCCTGGAGTGTCTCAACCGACATGCAAACTTCGCAAGGAGACAGCTAAAAGCGACAATCAAATGTCCGGTTTGCCAGACTTCATTCCAAATTCCCGAAACAGACACCTTCGAGAATTTGCCGTCATCGTTTCATCTCAACCGATTGGTGGATGTTCTGGCCCTAGAAGATGGCAGCGTACAGTCTCAAAGATGCAACAGTTGTGACGAGAACAACACGGCAACATGTTACTGTTTCGTGTGCCAGGATTTTCTGTGCGCATCTTGTTTTGAAGCTCACCAACGCCTGAAGGCCTCAAGGGGTCATCGCAATGTTTTGGTCGACAAACTTCAAGCGCAAGATGTGCAAGAGTTGATCCACAGACCCGTGATGTGTCCACAGCAATATCATGAAGATCATCCCCTAGAATTTTATTGCGGAGACTGTAAAGTTCTGATTTGCCACAAATGTACTGTAGTGAGTCATGATCGACACTCTAAGACAGACACTCAGAAAGCTGCACAAGAACGAAAGATGCAAATGGACGACGCAGTGGCCAAAGTGAAAGCGGAAATTGTCAGATATGAGAatgaaattaagaaacaaactgatctcagaaacaaaaacaaaatttaa
- the LOC138023211 gene encoding E3 ubiquitin-protein ligase TRIM71-like: MTDTVEKLIRDLREHERKMKDKFREIYEAEQKHHATRLENFELVATQLKSCFERCQRILERNFSVEILQTNHAILGRCNELLNVRKPDLYMSPHIHYLVEKKLDLMDRVVVTKTDPSKCLAEGQDSKEVKERKETLFVIVTKASEGFQCYQQDDKIKVNILTPEGDQLKTDIKDTKDGKYTVTYTPQDAGQHRLEILVNGQPLTGSPWIVQVHQHQYQFAFQLGSKGKGQGEFSGINDIDVSDKTGTIAVGEYWNERIQLLSSEGKFRMEIRLDGEPCSVAFSDSGDLLTLVPKSDNKLRVFSEEGHFIKHINDKHLDKPGRLSIASDGRIFITDRSDKKMKVLSPDGNALLQSFSAPDCDKSPFCTIYHQDKFYVSYYHANCVKVFDKTGVYLHDIGCEGSNDGQFHGPDGLIIDKYNRLIVCDEDNHRLQLFTLSGTFLSKIDGQYFKYGFPSRVAINSGGSLVVGDFFNGRISVFY; this comes from the coding sequence atgacagacaCTGTGGAAAAATTGATTCGTGATTTGCGAGAACACgagaggaaaatgaaagacaagttTCGTGAAATTTATGAAGCGGAACAGAAACATCACGCAACGCGACTGGAAAACTTCGAGCTGGTTGCCACCCAGCTGAAAAGCTGCTTCGAACGCTGCCAGCGTATCTTAGAAAGAAACTTCAGCGTCgaaattctacaaacaaatcacgCCATCCTCGGACGTTGTAATGAACTGTTAAATGTAAGAAAACCAGATCTTTACATGTCGCCACATATACATTACTTGgtggaaaagaaattggatCTTATGGATCGAGTTGTTGTCACGAAGACTGATCCCTCAAAGTGCTTAGCTGAAGGTCAAGACAGCAAGgaagtaaaagaaaggaaagagacATTGTTCGTCATTGTTACAAAGGCTTCAGAAGGATTTCAATGTTATCAACAAGATGATAAAATCAAAGTCAACATATTGACTCCAGAAGGTGATCAACTAAAAACAGACATTAAAGACACCAAAGACGGCAAATACACAGTGACATACACACCACAAGATGCCGGACAACACAGATTAGAGATCCTTGTGAATGGACAGCCGCTGACTGGTAGTCCTTGGATTGTGCAGGTTCATCAGCATCAATATCAATTTGCCTTTCAGCTTGGTTCAAAAGGGAAGGGACAAGGGGAATTTAGTGGCATTAACGATATTGATGTAAGTGACAAAACAGGAACGATTGCTGTTGGAGAATACTGGAATGAAAGAATTCAACTGTTGAGCTCTGAAGGAAAGTTTCGAATGGAGATAAGACTTGATGGTGAACCTTGTTCTGTGGCATTTTCAGACTCTGGTGACCTGCTGACTTTAGTTCCGAAAAGCGACAATAAGCTTCGTGTGTTCAGTGAGGAGGGGCACTTCATCAAACACATCAATGATAAACATCTTGATAAACCAGGTCGCCTTTCCATTGCGAGTGATGGTCGTATATTCATAACTGACAGGTCGGACAAGAAAATGAAGGTGCTCTCCCCCGATGGGAATGCCTTGCTCCAGTCTTTCAGTGCCCCAGATTGTGATAAATCCCCATTCTGCACTATTTATCACCAGGACAAATTCTATGTTTCTTATTACCATGCTAATTGTGTCAAGGTATTTGACAAAACAGGAGTGTATTTACATGACATTGGCTGTGAGGGGTCCAATGATGGCCAGTTTCATGGTCCTGATGGACTCATTATTGACAAGTACAACCGACTCATTGTGTGTGATGAAGATAACCATAGGCTGCAACTCTTCACCCTGAGCGGCACGTTTTTGAGTAAAATTGATGGACAGTATTTCAAATATGGCTTTCCTTCTCGCGTTGCTATAAACAGTGGTGGCAGTCTCGTAGTAGGTGACTTCTTTAACGGTCGCATTTCCGTTTTCTATTAA
- the LOC138023817 gene encoding E3 ubiquitin-protein ligase TRIM71-like, with protein MDVQQLFKNLKKEAECPLCIETVKNPKTLPCLHSFCLECLDRHANFARRQLKATIKCPVCQTSFQIPETDTFENLPSSFHLNRLVDVLALEDGSVQSQRCNSCDENNTVTATCYCFVCQDFLCASCFEAHQRLKATRGHRNVLMDKLQAQDVQDLIHRPVMCSQQYHEDQPLEFYCEDCKVLICHKCTVVSHDRHSKTDTQKAAQEQKMQIADAVAKVKAEIVRYESEIKKQTDLRNKNKVEILNEEKKMTDTVEKLIRDLREHERKMKDKFREIYEAEQKHHATRVENFELVSTQLKSCLERCQSILERNFSVEILQTNHAILGRCNELLNVRKPDLYMSPHVHYLVEKKLDLMDRVVVTKTDPSKCLAEGQDSKEVKERKETYFVIVTKDSEGFQCYQQDDKIKVNILTPEGDQLKTDIKDTEDGKYTVTYTPQCGGQHRVEILVNGQPLTGSPWIVQVDQHQYQFAFQFGLEGKGRGHICDIDVSQKTGTIAVADGLNQRIKLFSSEGKFRSEIKIDGTPWSVAFTDSGDLLTLVPRSDNELRLFSEEGHFIKHINDKHLDYPFYLSIASDGHIIITEKGDKKINVLSPDGNDLLQSFSAPDCDKPPFIAIYHQDKFFVSYLFPNCVKVFDKTGVYLHDIGCKGSNDGQFNGPRGLVIDKYNRVIVCDSGNHRLELFTLGGKFLSKIGIRPFHVAINSGGSLIVADAENSRISVCH; from the coding sequence ATGGATGTTCAACAGCTTTTCAAGAATCTCAAAAAGGAAGCAGAATGCCCATTGTGCATAGAGACTGTTAAAAATCCCAAGACATTACCATGTCTTCACTCATTCTGCCTGGAGTGTCTCGACAGACATGCAAACTTCGCAAGGAGACAGCTAAAAGCGACAATCAAATGTCCGGTTTGCCAGACTTCATTCCAGATTCCCGAAACAGACACCTTCGAGAATTTGCCGTCATCGTTTCATCTCAACCGATTGGTGGATGTTCTCGCTCTAGAAGATGGCAGCGTACAGTCTCAAAGATGCAACAGTTGTGACGAGAACAACACCGTGACGGCAACATGTTACTGTTTCGTGTGCCAGGATTTTCTGTGCGCATCTTGTTTTGAAGCTCACCAACGCTTGAAGGCCACAAGGGGTCATCGCAATGTTTTGATGGACAAACTGCAAGCGCAAGATGTGCAAGATTTGATCCACAGACCCGTGATGTGTTCACAGCAATATCATGAGGATCAACCCCTCGAATTTTACTGCGAAGACTGTAAAGTCCTGATTTGCCACAAATGTACTGTAGTGAGTCATGATCGACACTCTAAGACAGACACTCAGAAAGctgcacaagaacaaaagatgcaaatagCCGACGCTGTGGCCAAAGTGAAAGCGGAAATTGTCAGATATGAGagtgaaattaagaaacaaactgacctaagaaacaaaaacaaagttgaaattttgaacgaggaaaagaaaatgacagacaCTGTGGAAAAATTGATTCGTGATTTGCGAGAACACGAGAGGAAAATGAAGGACAAGTTTCGTGAAATTTATGAAGCGGAACAAAAACATCACGCAACGCGAGTGGAAAACTTCGAGCTGGTTTCCACCCAGCTGAAAAGCTGCTTGGAACGCTGTCAGAGTATCTTAGAAAGAAATTTTAGCGTCGAAATTCTACAAACAAACCACGCCATCCTCGGACGTTGTAATGAACTGTTAAATGTAAGAAAACCCGATCTTTACATGTCGCCACATGTACATTACTTGgtggaaaagaaattggatCTTATGGATCGAGTTGTTGTCACGAAGACTGATCCCTCAAAGTGCTTAGCTGAAGGTCAAGACAGCAAGgaagtaaaagaaaggaaggagaCATATTTCGTCATTGTTACAAAGGATTCAGAAGGATTTCAATGTTATCAACAAGATGATAAAATCAAAGTCAACATATTGACTCCAGAAGGTGACCAACTAAAAACAGACATTAAAGACACCGAAGACGGCAAATACACGGTGACATACACACCACAGTGTGGCGGACAACACAGAGTGGAGATCCTTGTGAATGGACAGCCGCTGACTGGTAGTCCTTGGATTGTGCAGGTTGATCAGCATCAATATCAATTTgcctttcagtttggtttagaaGGGAAGGGACGAGGACACATTTGCGATATTGATGTGAGTCAGAAAACGGGAACGATCGCTGTTGCAGATGGGCTGAATCAAAGAATTAAACTGTTTAGCTCAGAAGGAAAGTTTCGAAGTGAGATAAAAATTGATGGTACACCTTGGTCTGTGGCATTTACAGACTCTGGCGACCTGCTGACTTTAGTTCCGAGAAGCGACAATGAGCTTCGTCTGTTCAGTGAGGAGGGTCACTTCATCAAACACATCAATGATAAACATCTTGATTATCCGTTTTATCTTTCCATTGCGAGTGATGGTCACATAATCATAACTGAAAAAGGGGATAAGAAAATCAATGTCCTCTCCCCTGACGGTAATGACTTGCTCCAGTCCTTCAGtgccccagactgtgataaacCTCCATTCATCGCTATTTATCACCAGgacaaattctttgtttcttatTTGTTTCCTAATTGTGTCAAGGTATTTGACAAAACAGGAGTGTATTTACATGACATTGGCTGTAAGGGGTCCAATGATGGCCAGTTTAATGGTCCTCGTGGACTCGTTATTGACAAGTACAACCGAGTCATTGTGTGTGATTCAGGTAACCATAGGCTGGAACTCTTCACCCTGGGCGGCAAGTTTTTGAGTAAAATTGGCATTCGGCCTTTTCACGTTGCTATAAACAGTGGTGGTAGTCTCATTGTAGCCGACGCGGAAAACAGCCGCATTTCTGTTTGCCATTAA